TAATCGCGCAGGGTACCTTCATAGATAAAACCGCATTTTTCGATGACACGCTTTGAAGGTATGTTCCCGGCTTTATGGCTGACTTGAATTTTGTGCAGGTTCAGTTGTTCGAAACCGAATCGAATGACAGCGTTGACGGCCTCGGTCATAAATCCGCGGTTGTGAAACAGAGTCCCGACGCAGTACTCGATTTCGACAAAATGGTTTTTGTCGTCGACGAGGAAAAAGGCGATCTGGCCGATGCATTCTCCGGTCTCTTTCAAAATAATCGCCCAGCGGTAATAATTCATTCTTTCATACCCGCCGATGTACTTATCGAGCAGTTCGATAACCGCTTCCTTGGTCTTATAGGCGGGTTCACCGTAAAGGGCTTGTACCTTTTCATCCGAAATCCAACATTTGAGCATGTCGTCGGCGTCTTCGTATGTAAACCGCCGTAAGGTAAGCCGCTCGGTTTTTATGGCCTGTGTTCCCGTATGTGTCAGCATAGTTCCTCCGATCATACTTGATTAGTTCATATCTATAAGATAGAAACAGGCTTCATAGGGTCGCAGTTTGATGGCCGTTTTTAATGCACCGTGTTCTGATTTACCGGAAGATTCGGCGAATTTACCGTTGTCGGGCGAAGCTGTCATGGCCGCTTTTCCATCTTGAACTTCCAATGTCCCGTCATAAATGCTGCCGCCCATATTGCATAAAAAGACCTGCAGCGAACCGTCATCGAGAATGCGGGTATGTGACAGCATTGAAGAGGAGATGATTTCGCCGTCGATTATGACAACTTTTCCCTCGGCGCCGGTCAGCACGGTTCTGACATCTTTGGGATAAATCCGGACAGGCCGCGGGAGAGCGGGCAGTTTTGAAGTGCCCGGAAGCGTCCAGCCGGATTCGATGGGCACCACGGTGAAATTCGGCTTGCCGATATAGGGGGAGAGCATCTCATAAAATCCGGCTTCTTCTCCGGTTTCGCGCGCAATTTTCGGGATACCGCCGATCAGGATGATTCCGACTTCGGCATCCAGCATGGTTTTGATTTTTTTGACC
This genomic interval from Oscillospiraceae bacterium contains the following:
- a CDS encoding GNAT family N-acetyltransferase, which translates into the protein MLTHTGTQAIKTERLTLRRFTYEDADDMLKCWISDEKVQALYGEPAYKTKEAVIELLDKYIGGYERMNYYRWAIILKETGECIGQIAFFLVDDKNHFVEIEYCVGTLFHNRGFMTEAVNAVIRFGFEQLNLHKIQVSHKAGNIPSKRVIEKCGFIYEGTLRDYFYDGDEYIDRLFYSVLRDEYYKKGLM